From the Candidatus Pantoea soli genome, one window contains:
- the cspE gene encoding transcription antiterminator/RNA stability regulator CspE, translated as MSGKMLGIVKWFNAEKGFGFISPENGSKDVFVHFSAIQGNDFRTLDEGQKVEFSVQDGPKGPSAANVVGL; from the coding sequence ATGTCAGGTAAAATGCTCGGTATCGTTAAATGGTTTAACGCAGAAAAAGGCTTTGGCTTTATTTCTCCCGAAAACGGCAGCAAAGATGTGTTTGTACATTTCTCTGCAATTCAGGGTAACGATTTCCGTACTCTGGACGAAGGCCAGAAAGTTGAATTCAGCGTGCAGGATGGCCCTAAAGGTCCTTCTGCCGCCAATGTTGTAGGTTTATAA
- a CDS encoding glycosyltransferase yields MRVMHAAETIKGGVATVLDSLATYQQHSDQITALKLLVPQQHLSELSPGLLTQSVTFDRRSRGVVAFFHFARCFYREVRSFRPDVVHLHSTFAGLLGRIMLCLFFRQHAIRVIYCPHGFAFLIQASRLKQRLIIACERWLSRFTDRIICVGENEYQQALGAGLPARKLCLISNGVKIPEKANALSHNGLSTYTLLYVGRFDQQKGTDTLLQALQTLDSKQLDFRLHIIMVGSAINDTRRNTHITLRNITLEYTGWLSKTQIADYYRRANCLIIPSRWEGFAMVPLEAISYNLPVITSDIVAFREINQISRLFFHCGNSSSLASLLSGINHYDLDGIKSQLMAALREKYTDKHMNRKTVELYASALQGEK; encoded by the coding sequence ATGAGAGTCATGCATGCGGCTGAAACCATAAAAGGCGGCGTGGCTACGGTGCTGGATAGCCTGGCGACATATCAGCAACACAGCGATCAGATTACTGCGCTGAAACTCCTTGTGCCGCAGCAGCATTTATCTGAACTTTCTCCCGGCCTGCTGACGCAGAGCGTTACGTTTGACCGCAGGTCACGCGGCGTGGTGGCTTTTTTCCATTTTGCCCGCTGTTTTTATCGTGAAGTCCGCAGCTTCAGACCCGACGTTGTGCATTTACACAGCACTTTTGCCGGTCTGCTCGGCCGGATTATGCTGTGCCTGTTTTTCCGGCAGCATGCCATACGCGTGATTTACTGCCCGCACGGTTTTGCTTTTCTGATCCAGGCTTCCCGGCTGAAGCAGCGCCTGATTATTGCCTGTGAGCGCTGGCTGTCGCGCTTCACCGATCGCATTATCTGTGTAGGTGAAAATGAATATCAGCAGGCGCTGGGTGCCGGATTACCTGCCCGCAAGCTCTGTTTAATCAGTAACGGCGTGAAGATACCCGAAAAGGCCAATGCTCTCAGTCATAACGGATTATCCACTTATACGCTGCTGTACGTCGGACGCTTTGATCAACAAAAAGGCACGGATACGTTATTACAGGCGTTACAAACGCTCGACAGCAAGCAGCTGGATTTTCGTCTGCATATTATTATGGTGGGCTCAGCCATTAATGATACCCGGCGGAATACCCACATCACGCTGCGGAATATTACCCTTGAATATACCGGCTGGCTCAGTAAAACGCAGATCGCTGACTATTACCGGCGTGCCAACTGTCTGATTATTCCTTCACGCTGGGAGGGGTTCGCGATGGTGCCGCTTGAGGCTATCAGTTACAACCTGCCGGTTATTACCAGTGATATTGTTGCCTTCCGCGAAATTAATCAAATCAGCCGGTTATTTTTTCATTGTGGCAACAGTTCTTCGCTGGCCAGCCTGCTTTCCGGCATCAACCACTACGACCTGGATGGCATAAAGTCGCAGTTGATGGCGGCGTTACGTGAGAAATATACCGACAAGCACATGAACCGGAAAACGGTTGAATTATATGCGTCTGCCTTACAAGGAGAAAAATGA
- the ymcF gene encoding cold shock small protein YmcF, whose amino-acid sequence MRCPNCQGSQYRRSVFDISISNPLGAKCIFCKSAMIALGAVR is encoded by the coding sequence ATGAGATGCCCGAATTGTCAGGGCTCTCAATACCGCCGCTCGGTGTTTGATATCAGCATCAGCAACCCGCTGGGTGCAAAATGTATATTTTGCAAATCAGCCATGATTGCGCTGGGCGCAGTCCGATAA
- a CDS encoding DksA/TraR family C4-type zinc finger protein: MAGGWSEDGAVQKQIDATVDDAIARARSHLHHGESAEFCEECSEPIPEARRAAVPGVRYCIQCQSKLDKKEAAHSGYNRRGSKDSQLR, translated from the coding sequence ATGGCTGGCGGCTGGTCAGAAGATGGTGCAGTACAGAAGCAGATTGACGCGACGGTAGATGATGCTATCGCCCGGGCGCGCAGTCATTTACATCACGGCGAAAGCGCGGAGTTTTGCGAGGAGTGTAGCGAACCAATTCCCGAAGCACGCCGTGCAGCAGTGCCGGGTGTTCGCTATTGCATTCAGTGCCAGAGCAAACTCGATAAAAAAGAAGCCGCGCACAGTGGCTATAACCGGCGCGGCAGTAAAGACAGTCAGCTGCGTTAA
- a CDS encoding acyltransferase family protein, with amino-acid sequence MQAHQHAAHYENLLCRQTSPLLNPRRHNHRRSHSMIVSIQYLRGIAALMVVLTHIRIKGQQYQTGSAEGFTIGGDGVDLFFIISGFIMCFTTHSQRLSPARFMINRAVRILPLYWVLTLVALLVFLIAPDKVNASGGTTGIAESFLLLPTGARFLIHNGWTLSYEFYYYAIFALFLCLSARVWLRYTAVLLTLLLLSLCGVVIQPESAAGQFLFSELLMEFALGIVAWIIYCGYRPGNRLAGVLLLSGITFLLVKNICGVPEGVTSKVLTSGLPMFFIFLGLISLEEQIKRLRGPLSKALSLLGNSSYSLYLAHPFALSPLAMMLKHLQLLSAPLFTSVLLAGSLITGIATWYLLEKPLSRLTARLK; translated from the coding sequence ATGCAGGCTCACCAACATGCGGCTCATTATGAAAACCTACTCTGCAGGCAAACATCCCCGCTGTTAAATCCCCGGCGTCATAATCACAGGCGTAGCCATTCCATGATCGTATCCATTCAGTATTTACGCGGCATCGCCGCATTAATGGTGGTGCTGACCCACATCAGAATAAAAGGGCAACAATATCAGACCGGTTCAGCAGAAGGGTTTACCATCGGCGGGGACGGGGTTGACCTGTTCTTTATTATTTCCGGTTTTATCATGTGCTTTACCACCCATAGTCAACGCCTGTCGCCCGCCCGGTTTATGATTAACCGGGCCGTGCGCATTCTGCCGTTGTATTGGGTGCTTACGCTGGTGGCGCTGCTGGTCTTCCTGATTGCGCCAGACAAAGTTAATGCTTCCGGCGGCACCACCGGCATTGCGGAATCCTTTCTGCTGCTACCGACCGGCGCGCGATTTTTAATTCACAATGGCTGGACGCTAAGCTACGAATTTTATTACTACGCGATCTTTGCCCTGTTTTTATGCCTGAGCGCGCGAGTATGGCTGCGATATACGGCGGTCCTGCTCACGCTGCTCCTGCTATCCCTCTGCGGGGTAGTCATCCAGCCTGAGAGTGCGGCTGGGCAGTTTTTATTCAGCGAGCTATTAATGGAATTCGCACTGGGGATTGTTGCCTGGATCATTTATTGCGGTTACAGGCCTGGCAACCGTCTGGCGGGAGTGCTGCTGCTGAGCGGTATCACATTTCTGCTCGTTAAAAACATCTGCGGGGTGCCTGAAGGCGTGACCAGTAAAGTCCTCACTTCCGGCCTGCCGATGTTTTTTATTTTCCTTGGGCTGATTAGTCTGGAGGAGCAGATAAAACGGCTGCGGGGCCCCCTCAGCAAGGCGTTGAGTTTGCTCGGTAACAGCTCCTATTCACTGTATCTGGCACATCCGTTTGCGTTAAGTCCGCTGGCTATGATGCTGAAACACCTGCAGCTGTTAAGCGCGCCCTTGTTTACCAGCGTCCTGCTGGCGGGATCGCTTATCACCGGTATCGCCACCTGGTATCTGCTGGAAAAACCGCTGAGCCGGCTGACCGCCCGCCTGAAGTAA
- a CDS encoding glycosyltransferase, with protein sequence MDIAPLVTVYIPTWNRLNLLKRALHSVLEQTHTHLEVIVVDDQSTDGTQAYLQQLAATDRRVKPIFKTANSGACVSRNLAIEQASGAYITGLDDDDYFMPDRIETFVKQRALLDKYCFLYTHYLTLTGDNQYRSTRFVNRLMPAEICAQGLLFKNIIGSQCFTLTERLRQVGKFTPDMPAWQDLDLFYRLLKQTGFHKAKLLPHSLYIQDVSHDQNRISLSNKNRIRHAFTLFCARNDVSGKEQRILEAQLVSYGIKVSNRHFLSRFTTWRAPYFWLVDIYLVIKNRANSRTHHLAEG encoded by the coding sequence ATGGATATCGCACCTTTGGTCACCGTTTATATTCCCACGTGGAACAGGCTGAACCTGTTAAAGCGCGCGCTGCACTCGGTACTGGAGCAAACCCATACCCACCTTGAAGTGATTGTCGTGGACGATCAATCAACGGACGGCACGCAGGCGTATCTGCAGCAACTGGCGGCCACCGATCGCCGGGTGAAACCGATTTTCAAAACCGCTAACTCCGGTGCCTGCGTCAGTCGCAACCTGGCCATCGAACAGGCCAGCGGTGCGTATATTACCGGGCTGGATGATGATGATTATTTCATGCCCGATCGGATTGAAACCTTCGTTAAACAGCGTGCACTGCTGGATAAATATTGCTTTCTCTATACGCATTATCTGACGCTGACCGGTGATAATCAGTATCGTTCCACCCGCTTTGTTAACCGCCTGATGCCCGCTGAGATCTGTGCGCAGGGACTGTTGTTTAAAAATATCATTGGCAGCCAGTGCTTTACCCTGACCGAACGCCTCCGCCAGGTGGGTAAATTTACGCCGGATATGCCAGCGTGGCAGGATCTGGATCTGTTTTACCGCCTGCTGAAGCAGACGGGCTTTCATAAAGCGAAGCTGCTGCCGCACTCGCTGTATATCCAGGATGTTTCACACGATCAAAATCGTATTTCGCTCAGTAATAAAAACAGGATTCGCCACGCCTTCACGCTGTTCTGCGCGCGAAACGACGTCAGCGGAAAAGAACAACGCATTCTTGAAGCACAGTTGGTGAGCTACGGCATTAAAGTCAGTAACCGGCATTTCCTTTCGCGGTTTACCACCTGGCGCGCGCCTTATTTCTGGCTGGTGGATATTTATCTGGTTATCAAAAACCGCGCTAATTCCCGTACTCATCATCTCGCCGAAGGGTAA